The Anaplasma platys genome segment GTTAACTAGTGCCTCCAGCGATGTGATGGTGACAATTTTTTCCAAAGCCCTCAAGTACTTCATGCTAAGTTCAGGCATAGGTTCTTTAGTATGAAGTGCTAGCGCATCGCGCAATGCCGCTCTGTCTTTAACTTTTTCCACTAAAAACAGGCATTTTCTGAGAAATATGTCATTGCTTTTTGCTGTATCGTGTTCAAGGGTTTCTGCCATAAAATCTCTTAGCAGTGACGTCCACGCCATCACAGTAATAACACGAGGCAGCGCTCCATAACTCTCTAAAAACTTTCCAAACACACTTTTACGTAGTTGCGTTAAATAAGACGGTAGAGAAAGGAATATATAAAGTATTCCTTCCGTGGCGATTCTTCCAACCCTCCCCATTACGCGTCCAGGTGCAGAATTGCAATTATACTTTTTTCTAATTGGTCTCAACAGTTCACAAAGCTTCAGCAACATCTGCTCGGTCCGTTCTCCGTCGGCATCAATTTGTGCATCAGTCAGGGGCGCAGCACCATTTTGCCCGTGCATGCCGTTATGTGTACGCTGATAAATATTGTGTAACTCACCAATGATATCTGTAATGGCACTTGCAGTTTGAATGGCTTTTGATGTCTGTTCTGGATCGATTACTCTTTCTCTCCCGGAAGGGCCCACGAACATCTTAAAGTGCTGCCTTATCTCCTCCATAGAATTGCGTTCAAAGAAATTCGCAATAACTCGACTTGCCTCTCTTACAGCCAAAACTCTCAATTCCTCACAATTTTTCCGTATCTGCTGACGCAGGACTCCTGTATTCATGTAGATTATTCCTAAATAAATTATTGAAAAATTAACTATGTGTTTTTTCTTTCATAAAAGTCAATAGGTGTACTGTGATAAAGTTGTTCGGCTGCAGCTACAGTGGCCATTTATGGCAACATGGCATATACTAATGAAATTCTACGGGCGGTAGTTTTGGTTTTGAGGATAGCAAATTCCAACGAATTCCAGTTGTGCGTGAAGGGAGGAAGATGGCTGTGTGTTGTTAATGAGTCGGAGCGTATTGCTCGAGTCTGCGTAGAACCTCGTTATAACCCTCACCAACGTCTCCTAGTTTGAATCTGTACAAATCTTTATCGAGCACCTTATTTGTAGTGGAATCGCGAAGTCTGCAGGTATCAGGACTTATCTCATCTCCCAGGACTATTACGCGATCCTCAATTGAGAATCCGACTTCAAACTTAAAATCCACAAGAGTAATTCCTACATTTGCAAAAACCTCACGGAGAACGCAGTTTATGTTTAGTGCCATGGAGCGTATTTGTTGCAGATCGTTTTTTGTGACGATATGAAAACAGACTATATGGTCTTCCGTAATTAGCGGGTCACCTAGGCGGTCGCTTTTGAGATAGAACTCCACCAGGGGCTCTGGAAAGACCTGTCCCTCAGCTATATCAAACTTTTTGCAGAGACTTCCGGCAGCGACGTTTCGTACGACAATTTCCAAAGGTACCATGTCCAACTTCCGCACCAGTTGCTCTCTGGGGCTGACAAGCGATACGATATGTGTCGCGATATTGTGTCTAGCGATGTGTGACAACAAGATATTACTTATCTGGCAATTTGTTGCGCCCTTTCCTTCTATGTAATCGGCCTTGACAGAGTTAAAGGCAGTTATGGTGTCTTTAAAATGCTGCACTGCAAGTTTGTCGTCATGGTGACGAAACAATATTTTAGCCTTGCCTTCGTGTATGACTGCCCGCTGATTCTCCATAGGTGATCCCTAGATTTTGGTATATTCTACAGTTCGAAGGTAGTTTTGTAAAAAAAATGTACACATGTGCTGCTTTGGTGACATGTCACCAAATGGGGCCGTGGGGTCATAGTTCTAGGTGCAGGAATAATGAGTGGTAAATTGCAGCCCGTCAGGGGTACCAGAGATTTGCTCTGGGGGGAGTGTCGCAAGTATGAGCATATTCGTAACGTCGCCAGCGAGATCGCGGAAAGATACGGGTTTTTGCCGATACAGACCCCGATCATGGAGCACCAGGAGGTTTTTAGCAAAACTTTGGGTGACGCTACCGATATTGTGGGCAAAGAGATGTATCTTTTTCCGGATCGTGGCGGAGATAACTTGGTTCTGCGTCCGGAGTTCACTGCTGCGATAGCCAGATTATTTATCTGTGAAAACTTACAATTGCCGGCTAAACTATTCACTGAAGGGCCGGTGTTTCGCTATGAGAGGCCGCAAAAATGCCGTCAGCGCCAGTTCCATCAAATAAATTTTGAGCAGATTGGTGTAGCGGGAAGTGCTGCAGACACTGAAATGATCTTGCTGGCTTGGAGTATTTTAGGAGCACTTGATCTCGGGGGTAAGGTAGTGCTGGAGATAAATTCTCTGGGGGACCCGGCAAGTATGGCAGCATATAAGGAGAAACTACAGGATTATCTGAAAAAGCACCATCAAAGCTTGTCTGAGGAGAGCCAGAGGAGGTTAAGCACTAATCCCTTGCGAATTTTGGATTCGAAGAATGACAAGGACATCCCCATAGTGAGTGCTGCGCCTGTGGTCACAGATTTTTATGATGTGAACGCGAAACAAGCTTTTGATGACGTAAAAGCAAATCTTGACAAGCTGGAAGTGCAGTATGTTGTTAATCCCAGGTTGGTGCGGGGGCTGGATTACTACGGTGGGCTGGTCTTTGAGTTTAAAACTACATGTTTAGGCACCCAGGATGCAGTGATAGCTGGGGGGCGTTACGATGGTCTTATTTCGATGATGGGTGGTCCTTTTACGCCTGCAGTGGGTTTTGCTGGTGGGGTTGAGAGGTTGGCAGCGTTGTTTGACTACTCTAAGGAACATAGATTCTGTGTTGCGATTTTGCCCATATGTGAAGAGGCTACTGGCCTAGTATTACTTGTGGCGCACAAACTTAGGATGGCGGGAATAAAGGTAGCTTGTGATTACGCAATAGTGAAGTTGAAGTCAGGGTTGAAGAATGCGAACAAACTTGCTGCGGATGTTGCACTGATTTTTGGTGAGGAGGAATTAAGTCGTGCTGCGGTGTCATGCAAGCACATGGCTACGGGAAAGCAGGAAGAAGTGAGCATGGAGAACTTGGTAAGATACCTGCTGAGTGTGGCAAATGATCTGGGCATGACCGTAAATTTTGATGTGTTCTGAGATCAATCAATTTTAATTGAGCGCTATCAGAAGTTTGTGAGATTTTCGTTATGTGTCGGGAGCTTGTATAGCAAGCTAAAAGACACAGTATGTGCCGTTTTTTATGCATTGAGTTCTGTAAGATGCTGGAAGTGTTAATGCAGCAAGATCAGCATGGTTTCGACGTGCTCTTTCTCGATGCGGATGTCCATTGAGCAACTGCAAGTGCCTAAGGAAAATTGCTCGTTTCTTCTGACAGTCCGGGAGTGAATAATCCCAAAGCGCAAGCATCTTATTTGCTTATATGTCCTGCAGACGTTGGTAATACTTGTGTATTTTGTTTTATTGCAAGGCAAAGCAAGATGCAGGAGCGAACGTTCTACGGCGTAGGTGCTGTACACCCTCAGCTATGGCAGTGCGCCGCGGAATATTTTTGTATTTTTACAGTGCATGTGTCGGTTGTTGTATAGATGCAAATGAGCTATTGGGGAAGTTTCTTGATTATAACTCTCAGGTTTAGTGTAACACGCAATAGTTGAATAAGCGCCGAGATATGGCTGCCACGGTATGTTATCATGATCTGTAGTAATCTGTTATCCCAAGTTCAGAGCAAAGTTTCATAGCTTGAGGAGTATTACCATGTTCGCCACAAAGACCTATTTTGATGTTTCTACCAGATTTGCGAACTAAGTCCACAGCGATAGTGATGAGTCTGCCTGCGCCGTCGATATCCAAAGCCTCAAAGGGATCTGATGAAAACACCCCGGAATCTATGTAGTGCTCAGTGAATTTTGACGAATCATCACGAGAAATACCCATGGTAGTCTGAGTAAGATCGTTGGTGCCAAAGCTGAAGAAATCAACATGTTTAGCTAACCTATCAGCTAATAATGCCGCTCTTGGCAACTCAATCATAGCTCCTACCCTGTACTGGATGCCGTGAAACTTCAGAGCTACATCCTTTATGATGTTGCTCACTATCACTATTTCTTGCTCGTCCATGACGAACTCCTTACGAGGAAGAAGCGAAAATGCTCTTTAACACGGTTTAGGCACGCCGCATGGGGCTTGGTTAGCGCCTTGTTTTATGGGCACTGGTTCGCTGGAGTCGGCGGCTGCAGAGGGTTTGTGTTTTCCACAAAGTTTTTTAGGATTACTTTCTACCTTGTTTGTGGGGGAGAGATGAGAAATATATTGGCGATGACTGCTGATATGCTTCAAGCAGATAGGACAATTTGTGTAATATCTTGGATACTAAGAGCGCTTACTGGCCTGCTAAGGACTGAGTGGTGGCTGTACAGGGCTTTAAGAGTTCGTCAAAATTTTGTGTTGTAATGCTGGAAGCAGCTAGATTTATAGCATTACGTTGAGGCATATCGGGATTGTGGCTAACAGCTGTTAGCGTCGCGAAATATTGGTTTCTTTGGCAAATGCAGGTACGCAAGCGAACGTTTTCTCAAGTAATTCTGGCACATCCTACGTGCCGTGTGCAGCAAGTTTTGTATTGTTTATGGTGGAACTAGGGATGTGTTGTAGTTTCCAGAGATACCTTCTGCTGTCGACCGGACTGCGCAAAAGAAAAGAGTAGTGCGCTAGCATCCTAGGTTTCGACAGCTAGAGGAGTTGACACCTCACGTCATGATGTGCATCTTGCGCTTCTATTTGGTAACAGGTTTGTGTTGCTTATATGCTGATAACCAGTGCTGCACATGGTTGCCGGAGATACTTTCTGCTATCGTGCCAGATTGTGGAGAAGAGTGTGCTAGAGTATCTAGTGCTAGACAACTAGAAGAGTGGCTGCACGCAAGAAACTTTCTCGTGCAGCCTCTACAGCGCATTGTCGTGCTCCTCCTGGTACGTAAGCGTGCTTCCAGGTTTCCAACTAATGTGAAAGCCCAGGGTAGATAGGGTCTGTTCCAGATACTTTTGTGCGGCGCTGTGTTTTGGCTTGGTTTCTACCGTAACGCTGCAGCAATCACTATGAGCTTCAGGGACCTGTACGTGACCTGTTCACCACATAGCTTCGAGTATGCAGCTCAGGATACGTCACTCTGCCTCACACTCCAAGGCTCAGCCATGGCTGGATTTTCTTCCGCAGTGACGTTACGAGAAAACCTTTGTTGCTTTTATAGATTTCGCTATCTTAGCATCCTTGGCTGCCTGGATAAGATCGCGTAATGTTGGTAGGTCGCTAGCCCCTACCAATACGGAATCACCCACTATAACGGCTGGGGTTCCCCTTATGTTAAGGTTATCGGCGAGAAGCTTAGTCGATTCCAGCATGCTCTCTATTTTCTCCTTATTTTGTGCTAGTGACTTTAGATAGTCCTCCCTAGAGATCCCCACGGATTCTACCAAGTCCGGCATCTCAGCCTCCCAGAACTTTCCGTTGTGTGCAAGGGCAGCGAAATAAAAGTCGATGTATTTCTCAGGATTTACAAAATACACAGCTAATGCTGAACGCGCAGCAAGGGTAGATGCATCCCCTAGTAACGGTAGGTCCCGAAACACTATGCCAACTTTCCCATCGGCAAGTAGTTCCTTGATATTTGGTAGCATGGATCTGCAATAGCCGCACGAATAGTCAAAGAACTGCACGAGGAACACGTCACTTTTTTTGTTGCCGAATGTTGGGTAAGAAAGGTCATCGATCAGGTCCTTATTTTCCAGAACTTTCTTCTTCATTTCTGACCTATTTAACGCAACTTGCCCCTTACTTATGGCTGTTATTACTTTGTGGGGATTTTTGTATACGTATTCCTCAATTATAGCCTCTATCTCCTGGCGATTTTGGCTTTTGACACCAGAGGCCCATTTACTTATCAGAGGAAAACTTGCCACCAATACTACAAGGCTTAACAGGCAAAAAATCCGTCCTAAAGATCCCATGTTGTCGCTCCCCGTCCAATGTGACCACGACTAACATAATACCCATTGGCAGTCAAGGTCCCAGTTGGTCAAATCCCCAGTGTAGGCGGCTTGTAATCTCAGTGTGTTATGCTCTAAAGCGGATTAGTTGGGGCTTTTTCTTTAAGAAATCGCAAAACTTTGTTGAGGAGCGTTGTCAATGAGTGGCATTTACTGTTAATGTCTAGAAAATGTTTTGGGTAGGTGTGCCAAAAACACAGGGAAAGTTTTTGTGTTGGTTAGCGTGCTAAAAGCAGCAGTGACACAAGCTAAGTTTGTGAATGTGTACACAGGAGCGTAATGCGAGGAGATGCTCATTGCCCCGATCTATTTCTTCGTGTTAACATGGGCGATACTCCGTGAGTACAGGAACCGGAGTTTGAAGTTGTACTGCTTACTATAGTTGTCCATCAGGAATTATTGTCATGAGTTCGCTACAAAGTGCAATCTGGTTAGGAGTTTGCTGTGGCATGGTGATGCTTATGGTATTGGTGGGAGGTATGACTAGGCTTAAAGATGCAGGGCTGTCGATTACGGAGTGGAAGCCTATTACAGGGGTGATTCCCCCTATTGGGGATGAAGCTTGGGCTAGGGAAAAAGAAAAGTACCAGAAGACACCCGAATATCTTTACGTTAACCAAGGCATTTCCCTCAGTGATTTTAAGCGTATATACATGGTAGAATACCTACACAGATTGCTAGGAAGGGCGCTGGGTATGGTGTTTTTTATTCCGCTGGCGTACTGGGGTCTGCGCAGACAAATCAATAAACGGCTTGCGATAAGACTGGGCATTATAGCGATTCTAGGGGCATTACAGGGAGTTGTTGGTTGGCTCATGGTGAAGAGTGGTCTCGTCGATGTACCACATGTTAGCCATTATCGTTTGGCAGCGCATCTTTTCCTCACGATTCTTATTTTCTCGTTGTTGTGGTACAGCTTCCTGGAGAGCATGGGAGTTGGTATCATAAAAAATGTGGCTACCACAGGACGCGTTGCGATTGGTCTGACAGTTGTTCTCACTTGCACTCAAATGGTGTTTGGTGCGTTGGTAGCTGGCTTAGATGCTGGTCTAATTTACAATACTTTTCCCCTAATGGATGGCGCCGTTATTCCGCAGCAGATCCTTTCTGGGCAGCTAATAAATGCCAATATGCTAGGTGATGTAATGGTAGTCCAGTTTCTGCATAGACTTTTAGGAACAGTGGTTCTTTTTCTTGCGCTTGTGATGCCGTTGTTTTTACGCCATAAAGCCGCCGTCTGGCTAAGTGCTTGTATGTTGGTACAATTTCTGCTTGGGGTAGCAACGCTGGTTCACTCTGTTCAGGTACACCTTGCTTCCATGCACCAGGTATTTGGTTTCGTGGTATTAGCAATAGAAGTCTACATCTCACGTTTGGTCTTTGAACGAAGTCGGACTGCCTAACAATGCGGACTATAGGCTTCAAGATCTATGGTATTGGCATTCTCAAGTGATAGCTCGCTCCCGTGATGGGATAGCAAAACTATGCCTCTGCGCTCGGCCCTTGTGGATATCAAGTTGTGCACCAACAATGCAGTTTGTGTATCCAAGTTCGCAAAGGGTTCGTCTATCACCCATATGTCTGTGTTGAACACCAGTAGCCTAGAGAGTGCTACCTTGCGTTTCCATCCCGAGGAGAGATTCTTATATTTTGTGTCCAGAACCTGATGTAATGAGAAAAAACTCACTGCAGCAGGAATAAGCTCAACGTTATTCCGCATTGTAGCCCACATTTCCAGCATATTTAAAGTGGTTAAATGGTCAATGCAGGCGTTAGTGTGTCCAATATAAGTTATATCTGAGATATTGGAACTGGAAGTCGAGATTGCTTCTCCATTTAGGCGAATGCAGCCAAATGCCACTGGTACTAGCCCAACTATGGCCCTCAGCAATGTGGACTTTCCACAGCCATTTTTCCCAGCGATAATGGTAACAACGCCGCTGTCAGCGCTAAAGCTCAGATTTTGAAACACAACCCTATTACCGCGGATACACGATACGTTAGAGCACTCAATCATGCTATACCTGTGAAACTCATTTAACCACACTCAGCCGGCACCATGTGCACAGGTGTCATATATCTTCATTGCGGTCCGCGCCCATGTGAGGTACCAGCTGGTGACCTGCCCAGTAAAATACTGGCACGTGCCCATGATAGTCGGGTGAAGATCGAGGGCCAACAAAATTTTATGCATGTTCATCATGAAAGTGCTAAGCATGCCCAAGGTGGTAGTTTTGGATTTGTGCATCGGTCGCGCCTGTGAATAAAGCTCTACTTACTTGTCATATGTGTTCAGCGCAGTTGGCACCATGATATGGGACTTGATATGCTATAGATGCGCCAAGATCTATGCGGAGCTAACAGGAAAGGACTCCGCCTTGCGTGACAACGTCCACGATAAAGCAGCTGCAGGAGCATATTGTTATGAAAGGAAACGCCGGAAACTGCCCAGCACGGATAGTGCGAGCGGCCACTACAAACGATGGATGAAAGGGAGTGATCCCACACGCAGGCCGACGGTTACTAGCCTACTATAGGCAAAGTTACTTCGCTTTGCCCCATGTATTTCCCGTCTATTTCATCGTATGCGATACTACAGCGCTCTTTGCCTTCAAGAAATATGAACTGGCAGGCACCCTCGTAGGAATACACCTTAACAGGAAGAGGTGACGTATTTGAGAACTCTAGGGTCACATGACCTTCCCACCCTGGTTCCAATGGTGTGACGTTTATCACTATTCCACAGCGCGCATAAGTTGACTTGCCCACACAAATCACCATCACATCCCTGGGAATCCTGAAGCATTCCACGGTTTTCGCCAGCATAAAGCAATTCGGAGGGATCACACAAAAGTCACCCTCTATGTCGATGAAACTGTCGTGTGAAAAGTTTTTGGGATCCACAATCACAGAATGGGTATTGGAAAAGATCTTGAACTTACTGTCCAACCTAGCATCGTACCCATAGGAAGACAGCCCGTACGACAACACGCCGGCGCCCTCTTTGTGATCCACAAAGGGAGATATCATTCCTTGCTCTGTAGCCTTCTTCTTTATCCAGTGATCAGGTAATACTGACATAGGGAACCACGTAGAATCAAGGAACAAACCCGTGGTGAACTCTAACGTTTATCCCGTTTACGTGCAAGTAAAAACTCTTGGCTAGGGATCGGGGCAAGTACACGCGAGGGTAACCAGCACAGGGTGCGTTTAAATTTAGTGGCTGGTACTTAGGCTTAATATACTAGCGTGTCACGCAGTATTATCGTGGATGTTGTTGCAAGATAAGAATACTTGGTAGCCGCCATCGTACCGCGCCATAGTATGTTTCATCCAGTTCTCATCGTCCCGTTCCGGAAAATCCTCACGGGCATGCGCACCCCCGCTTTCCTTATGGTTTGCCGCACAGTCAACTGTCACTACCGCCTTCGGTCTGGTAACTGTGAAATCACGATCTATACATATTGGATGGCTGGTAGTGTTATAGGTTTAAAGCATGCAGTAGAGGATACAGAGTTCCTGCAGAGCATGCAGGCAAGTAGTACTTGTTTTTATATCGCAGAGATTTTCAGAGAGTTTGCGGGCAAAGGTGCAGGGTCTGCGTCTTTGAAAACTCCTGATGTATGTAGCCTGAGTCATGCACTTTTAACGCGTTTTGACCACGTTATCTGCTAGGTAAAATATGCATAGCAATAATATTTCTCTTGCAATGCCAAACATTAAAATATAGTCTCGGAGCGCCGTGCATGGTACAACTCAGGCGCGTGTGTGCCTGAGTGTGTGATGCGGTTTTTTGTCTGAATATTTAAGGTTTTTTAATGTCTCAGTTAGTAGATGGGAAGGCGTTCTATACCGGTCATGTTAAGTGGTTTAGCGTAGAGAAGGGCTATGGGTTCATTTGTAAGGACAGCTCAGAAGGTGGTAAGTCGGGCGGTTCTGGATTAGGACAGGGTGAGAAGGATGTCTTTGTGCATATTACATCACTGCAGAGGAGTAGAATAGATAATCTCAGGGAAGGCCAGAAGGTTAGGTATCAGTTGGATGAGAATAACGGGAAGGTCTCTGCGGTTAACCTAGAGGTTATTTCGGAGTAGTAGGTTCGACCTGGTCGAGGTATGAGTGCGACGAGGTTTTTCTAAGGAGGGGAGACGCCTGTTCTCGGGTGCTTTCGAGAGCGCTCTAGCGAGTGGTTTTTTTTCTGTTTTGTTGGCGTCCCTCAACCTGTTTCTTTTTTTCCTTTTATCAGATATCTTAGATGCTGGTCACCATGCAGCCCCTTGGGACATTTCTCTGTGGTTGATGGGCGGGTTGCTTCTTTTTTTCCTTTTTGTATCGGTTTTGTCCTACTGGGTGGTATACATCTGGGTGCGATGTCGGCGTAAGGAGCTGGGCTTTAGACTTCAGGCGAGAGCAGTGTTGATATTCACCTCTGTGGGGATAATCCCTGCTGCTATAGTGTCGGGATTCTCCTACATGTTTTTTGATTATGGAGTGAAGGAGTGGTACAAAGAAAGTATCCTGCCAGCTTTTACCAAATGTACCGCAAGGATCTTAGGGCAGGATAGGATTTACAACGACGTGGTTTTGAAGTCTGATTTTGCTCATCTTTTTAAGTATCTCAAAACTTCAAAAGGTAATCTCCATGCGAAGGATATAATCCGTAGTGCAGAGATCTTTGATTTTTCTAGAATATTACTTGTCAGAAACGATGAGATTATTGCAGATAGCGGCGATGACGAGAACACAGCCCAAATTCTGATCGAACAAATGGACCTTCATGAGGCCAAGAGCCCTGTGGTTTCCGTTGGTGAAACGGCTGTACACATAGCGCAACTTTTGGATGACGAAGCGCAAACTTACTTACTTGCCGTGCGCTTTGTGGATCAAGTTCCTGTAGGTGAATCTTCATATAATGGGAAAATTCCTGATTATCTTAGAGATATAAAACACCATCTGGTGGTGTTGCAACTACAGCTTTCCTTAGCATTTCTTTTTCTGTTTTTGGTGATCCTTTTTGTTTCAGTGTGGCTTGGTGTGGGGTTTGCGGAAGGCATTTTGGACAGCCTGTCAGAGATCTTTTCTGCTACTAAGCGAGTGCAAGAGGGTGATTTTGATTGTGAAATCGAATGCAAAAAAGTTCGCATAGGTGAAGAAATTTCTACTGTAGTGCATGCATTCAACCAGATGGTTGTGAAGCTACGTAAGCAAAGGCAGCAGCTCACAGATGCTTATAGTGAGATAAATGTGAGGAAGAGTTTTGTTGAACGGGTGTTGTCGGGAGTTTCCTCTGGGGTGATTGCTCTTGATTCAGCGCAGTTTGTGACCTTGATGAACAATAGGGCAATGGAGTTGCTAGATTGTAAGGAGGCTGATAGGCCGTTGGGAGAGGTGTTTCCCGAAGTGACGGGACTTATAATGAGT includes the following:
- a CDS encoding cold-shock protein, whose amino-acid sequence is MSQLVDGKAFYTGHVKWFSVEKGYGFICKDSSEGGKSGGSGLGQGEKDVFVHITSLQRSRIDNLREGQKVRYQLDENNGKVSAVNLEVISE
- a CDS encoding sensor histidine kinase, whose protein sequence is MRRGFSKEGRRLFSGAFESALASGFFSVLLASLNLFLFFLLSDILDAGHHAAPWDISLWLMGGLLLFFLFVSVLSYWVVYIWVRCRRKELGFRLQARAVLIFTSVGIIPAAIVSGFSYMFFDYGVKEWYKESILPAFTKCTARILGQDRIYNDVVLKSDFAHLFKYLKTSKGNLHAKDIIRSAEIFDFSRILLVRNDEIIADSGDDENTAQILIEQMDLHEAKSPVVSVGETAVHIAQLLDDEAQTYLLAVRFVDQVPVGESSYNGKIPDYLRDIKHHLVVLQLQLSLAFLFLFLVILFVSVWLGVGFAEGILDSLSEIFSATKRVQEGDFDCEIECKKVRIGEEISTVVHAFNQMVVKLRKQRQQLTDAYSEINVRKSFVERVLSGVSSGVIALDSAQFVTLMNNRAMELLDCKEADRPLGEVFPEVTGLIMSTRSSGDVIITRGQRSLTLSVNVECLAADRGFIITFDDVSQLVEAQRKAAWSDIARKIAHEIKNPMTPIYLAAERISKKYADQIVTDRETFLRYADTIMKQVSCISSIIDEFVSFARMPRPTFKECNISAIIRSVSLLGQFGRNTVRYDLSLPEEDVMVWGDRERILQVFVNVFKNACESIDASQNAGSGYIKVVVTARETGGVTVDVRDNGVGFSESLVGKLTEPYVTTREHGTGLGLAIVKEILEEHGATISFRNSGEGGSVLVTFSK
- a CDS encoding DsbA family protein produces the protein MGSLGRIFCLLSLVVLVASFPLISKWASGVKSQNRQEIEAIIEEYVYKNPHKVITAISKGQVALNRSEMKKKVLENKDLIDDLSYPTFGNKKSDVFLVQFFDYSCGYCRSMLPNIKELLADGKVGIVFRDLPLLGDASTLAARSALAVYFVNPEKYIDFYFAALAHNGKFWEAEMPDLVESVGISREDYLKSLAQNKEKIESMLESTKLLADNLNIRGTPAVIVGDSVLVGASDLPTLRDLIQAAKDAKIAKSIKATKVFS
- the ccmA gene encoding heme ABC exporter ATP-binding protein CcmA, which encodes MIECSNVSCIRGNRVVFQNLSFSADSGVVTIIAGKNGCGKSTLLRAIVGLVPVAFGCIRLNGEAISTSSSNISDITYIGHTNACIDHLTTLNMLEMWATMRNNVELIPAAVSFFSLHQVLDTKYKNLSSGWKRKVALSRLLVFNTDIWVIDEPFANLDTQTALLVHNLISTRAERRGIVLLSHHGSELSLENANTIDLEAYSPHC
- a CDS encoding COX15/CtaA family protein — protein: MVLVGGMTRLKDAGLSITEWKPITGVIPPIGDEAWAREKEKYQKTPEYLYVNQGISLSDFKRIYMVEYLHRLLGRALGMVFFIPLAYWGLRRQINKRLAIRLGIIAILGALQGVVGWLMVKSGLVDVPHVSHYRLAAHLFLTILIFSLLWYSFLESMGVGIIKNVATTGRVAIGLTVVLTCTQMVFGALVAGLDAGLIYNTFPLMDGAVIPQQILSGQLINANMLGDVMVVQFLHRLLGTVVLFLALVMPLFLRHKAAVWLSACMLVQFLLGVATLVHSVQVHLASMHQVFGFVVLAIEVYISRLVFERSRTA
- the purC gene encoding phosphoribosylaminoimidazolesuccinocarboxamide synthase; this encodes MENQRAVIHEGKAKILFRHHDDKLAVQHFKDTITAFNSVKADYIEGKGATNCQISNILLSHIARHNIATHIVSLVSPREQLVRKLDMVPLEIVVRNVAAGSLCKKFDIAEGQVFPEPLVEFYLKSDRLGDPLITEDHIVCFHIVTKNDLQQIRSMALNINCVLREVFANVGITLVDFKFEVGFSIEDRVIVLGDEISPDTCRLRDSTTNKVLDKDLYRFKLGDVGEGYNEVLRRLEQYAPTH
- the hisS gene encoding histidine--tRNA ligase — translated: MMSGKLQPVRGTRDLLWGECRKYEHIRNVASEIAERYGFLPIQTPIMEHQEVFSKTLGDATDIVGKEMYLFPDRGGDNLVLRPEFTAAIARLFICENLQLPAKLFTEGPVFRYERPQKCRQRQFHQINFEQIGVAGSAADTEMILLAWSILGALDLGGKVVLEINSLGDPASMAAYKEKLQDYLKKHHQSLSEESQRRLSTNPLRILDSKNDKDIPIVSAAPVVTDFYDVNAKQAFDDVKANLDKLEVQYVVNPRLVRGLDYYGGLVFEFKTTCLGTQDAVIAGGRYDGLISMMGGPFTPAVGFAGGVERLAALFDYSKEHRFCVAILPICEEATGLVLLVAHKLRMAGIKVACDYAIVKLKSGLKNANKLAADVALIFGEEELSRAAVSCKHMATGKQEEVSMENLVRYLLSVANDLGMTVNFDVF
- a CDS encoding putative PEP-binding protein, coding for MDEQEIVIVSNIIKDVALKFHGIQYRVGAMIELPRAALLADRLAKHVDFFSFGTNDLTQTTMGISRDDSSKFTEHYIDSGVFSSDPFEALDIDGAGRLITIAVDLVRKSGRNIKIGLCGEHGNTPQAMKLCSELGITDYYRS
- the dcd gene encoding dCTP deaminase translates to MSVLPDHWIKKKATEQGMISPFVDHKEGAGVLSYGLSSYGYDARLDSKFKIFSNTHSVIVDPKNFSHDSFIDIEGDFCVIPPNCFMLAKTVECFRIPRDVMVICVGKSTYARCGIVINVTPLEPGWEGHVTLEFSNTSPLPVKVYSYEGACQFIFLEGKERCSIAYDEIDGKYMGQSEVTLPIVG